The Epinephelus lanceolatus isolate andai-2023 chromosome 8, ASM4190304v1, whole genome shotgun sequence genome includes a window with the following:
- the acvrl1 gene encoding serine/threonine-protein kinase receptor R3, producing the protein MGSSALLTVVLVGALLWISAIHADSEDDGKLLCACENAKGTCVNGTCRGDICFYTWWYSNEERGCFSAVNYMEQCFTSFDRFFVHCCKDNLCNTDTTPPPNINGVPTTTPPELSRPELWITLSLLLLITTVSVCGLVLFLRFRRAHGRLRNVKDHDVTMLKVPNGDEPTYGDIFDEFCTSGSGTGLPYLVQRTMARQISLVQCVGKGRYGEVWRGTWMGESVAVKIFSSRDEQSWFRETEIYNTVQLRHDNILGFIASDMTSKNSSTQLWLVTHFHELGSLYDFLQYSSLEPESCLRMCLSVACGLVHLHTEIVSSQEKPAIAHRDLKSRNILVKRNGQCCIADLGLAVIHSQSHDYLDVGNNPRVGTKRYMAPEVLDETIRMDVFESYKQTDIWALGLVFWEITRRTIVNGIVEEYRPPFFDLVPLDPSFEEMKKVVCVDQQRPSLHNRLHSHPILTAIVKIMKECWYQSPSARLTALRVRKTLSKLDQDSDFSIEKLKRDI; encoded by the exons ATGGgaagctctgctctgctcacaGTGGTGCTAGTTGGGGCGTTGCTGTGGATCTCTGCTATCCACGCAG ATTCCGAAGACGATGGGAAGCTACTGTGTGCATGCGAGAATGCCAAAGGCACATGCGTGAATGGAACTTGCAGAGGAGACATCTGCTTCTACACTTGGTGGTACAGCAATGAGGAGAGGGGCTGTTTCTCCGCAGTTAACTACATGGAGCAGTGCTTCACCTCCTTCGACCGCTTTTTCGTCCACTGCTGCAAAGACAATCTGTGCAACACAGACACCACGCCACCTCCAAATATTA aTGGAGTGCCAACAACAACGCCCCCAGAGCTCAGTCGTCCGGAGCTTTGGATCACGttgtctttgctgctgttaatcACGACTGTCAGCGTGTGTGGCCTGGTGCTGTTCCTGCGCTTCCGACGTGCACATGGCAGACTGAGAAACGTCAAGGACCACGATGTCACCATGCTCAAGGTCCCTAACGGAGATGAACCCACATACGGC gATATCTTTGATGAGTTTTGCACATCAGGAAGTGGGACAGGGCTGCCCTATCTGGTCCAAAGGACTATGGCCAGACAGATTTCACTTGTCCAGTGTGTTG GTAAAGGCCGGTATGGGGAGGTGTGGAGGGGAACTTGGATGGGGGAGAGTGTGGCTGTCAAGATCTTTTCCTCTAGGGACGAGCAGTCCTGgtttagagagacagagatcTACAATACTGTACAGCTGCGACACGACAACATACTGG GTTTCATAGCTTCTGACATGACATCTAAGAACTCCAGCACCCAGCTGTGGCTCGTCACCCACTTTCATGAGCTGGGTTCGCTCTACGACTTCCTGCAGTACAGCAGCTTGGAGCCAGAGAGCTGCCTGAGGATGTGCCTGTCTGTGGCTTGCGGCCTCGTTCACCTTCACACTGAGATTGTCAGCTCCCAGGAAAAGCCAGCCATCGCCCACCGAGACCTGAAAAGCCGCAACATCCTGGTAAAGCGGAACGGACAGTGCTGCATCGCTGACCTGG GTTTGGCTGTGATACACTCTCAGTCCCATGACTACCTCGATGTGGGCAACAACCCTCGTGTGGGGACCAAGCGCTACATGGCCCCTGAAGTGCTGGATGAGACTATTCGTATGGACGTCTTTGAGTCCTACAAGCAAACGGACATCTGGGCCCTGGGCCTTGTCTTCTGGGAAATTACCCGCAGGACCATTGTCAATG GGATCGTGGAAGAGTACCGCCCTCCCTTCTTTGACCTGGTGCCCTTAGATCCCAGCTTTGAGGAGATGAAGAAGGTGGTGTGTGTGGACCAGCAGAGGCCCAGTCTGCACAACAGGCTCCATTCCCACCCT aTCCTAACGGCCATTGTGAAGATCATGAAGGAGTGCTGGTACCAGAGCCCGTCGGCCCGCCTCACTGCCCTGCGGGTGAGAAAGACACTCTCCAAACTGGACCAGGACAGTGACTTCAGCATTGAGAAACTCAAGCGGGACATCTAG